In the genome of Nonomuraea sp. NBC_00507, the window CAGTAGTAGTCGCGCATCAACTCGGTCGCCCAAGCCGGCTGCACGACCTCGCCCTGCGGGCCGAACTCGGCCATGTACGGCTTGAGGTCGAGGACCGGGCTGCCGTCGATGGCGTCCAGGCCGCGTACGCGCACGTCGAGGCCGTCGACGGCGAGCAACTGGCAGCGGGAGACGCCCAGCCTGTTCGGGCGGTTCTTGGCTCGCTGCGCGAAGATTCCCACCCGCGGCCACTCCGGATTGCCCCTGGGGCGCCGGGCCGAGGTGTGCACCGAAGCCGGCTCCACGAGGTGAAAGAGGAACACCACCTCCAGGTGCGAGAACGCGGCGAGCCCGGCGAGGGCGTCAGGCTTGAAGCGGGTCTCGTCGAGCCGGATCAACGCCTCGACGGTGTTCCAGTCGTCGTCGAACGCCTCGCTCCGCCCGCCGACGACGGTTCCCACCGGCTGTGTCTCCACGATCTCCATACGACCGACCGTACGAGAGGGCAGCCGCTGCCGAATAGGTCACGATGACTGAAGTCGCACGCAGACCTGGGGAGCCGGTTAGGTAAGGTCGGGGCATCATGATCGGCCGGAATGCGGAGATCGCCTTTCTTCAGAGGATGATCGCTGAGGCCGGCAGCGGCCGGGGCGGTGCTGTTGTCGTGCGGGGAGAGGCGGGCATCGGCAAATCGGCGCTGCTGGAGGAGGCCGCGCGTACGGCCGGAGATGATCTGCTGGTGCTGCGGATCACCGGCGTCGAGGCCGAGGCGGAGCTGCCCTTCGCAGCCCTGCATCTGCTCCTGAGAGCGGTGCGGCACCTCGTCCCGGCACTTCCCGCAGCGCAAAGGGAAGCGCTGCGCGGTGCGTTCGGCGAAGGTGAGGGTGAGGGCGAGGGCGAGGGCGGCGGGCCTGATCGTTTCCTGGTCGGTCTCGCGGTCCTGACCCTGCTCGCCGACCTCGCCGCCGACCGTCCGCTGCTGTGTCTCGTCGACGACGCGCAGTGGGTGGACCGTGCGTCGGTGGACGCGCTGGCGTTCGCGGCGCGCAGGCTGGGGGCCGAGCGGATTGCCATGATCTTGGCCGCTCGGGAGTCCTCCGTTCCCGGCATCCCCGAGCTGGAGCTCGCCGGGCTGGACCGGGAGGACTGCGAGGCGCTCCTCGCAGACGCGGCGGCCGATCTGGTGCCGGAGGTCCGGGACCGCCTGATCGAGGAGGCCGAGGGGAATCCCCTGGCTCTCCTGGAGTTCGCCGGGTCGCTCACGCCTGGGCAGCGTGCGGGGCAGCTCAGCCCGCTGCCTTTGGAACCGCCGCGGCTTCCCCTGGCCGGGCGGCTCGAGCAGTCCTTTCGCGCCGCGATCCGCCGGCTGCCCGAGCCCGCCCAGCTCCTGCTCCTGATCGCCGCAGCCGAGGACTCCGGCAGCCTGGAGCTCGTGTTGAAGGCGGCGGAGGGCTTCGGCGTCGGGCTGCCTGACCTGGAACCGGGCGAACGCGCTCAGCTGGTGCAGGTCTCCGAGGGCCGGCTGCGGTTCCGCCACCCCTTGGTCAAGGCGGCCGCGTACCACGAGGCGCCCGTCGCTCGGCGGGTGGCCGCGCATCGTGCGCTGGCCGGCGCGCTCGACGGTGACGAGCACGCCGACCGCCGGGCCTGGCATCTGTCCGCGGCCACGGTCGGACCCGATGAGGAGACCTCAACCGTGCTGGCGGCCGCCGGGGAGCGCGCCAGGCGGCGCGGCAGCCATGCCTCGGCCGCCACCGCGTACGAGCGCGCGGCGCAGCTCACCGTCGATCCGCGGCAACGGGCTCGCCGGCTGATGGCCGCCGCCGAGGCGGCTCTCGGGGCCGGCCAGCTCGCCCGGGCCGGCGCCGCAGCCGATCGCGGGCGGCGGCTGACCGGCGATGCCGCGGTGCTGGCGCGGCTGGCCGCCGTACGGGCCGCGGTCGACGCGGAACATGGCGCTCCGGCCGCGTCCACGCTGATCGAGGCCGCCTCCGGCATCGCCCGTACTGCGCCGGACGAGGCGGCGTCCCTGCTCGCGACCGCCGCGGGCGACGCCTGGTTCGCCGGCGACCACGACGCCCTCCGGCAGACCGCGGAGCTGCTGGAA includes:
- a CDS encoding SAM-dependent methyltransferase; this encodes MEIVETQPVGTVVGGRSEAFDDDWNTVEALIRLDETRFKPDALAGLAAFSHLEVVFLFHLVEPASVHTSARRPRGNPEWPRVGIFAQRAKNRPNRLGVSRCQLLAVDGLDVRVRGLDAIDGSPVLDLKPYMAEFGPQGEVVQPAWATELMRDYY
- a CDS encoding helix-turn-helix transcriptional regulator, with product MIGRNAEIAFLQRMIAEAGSGRGGAVVVRGEAGIGKSALLEEAARTAGDDLLVLRITGVEAEAELPFAALHLLLRAVRHLVPALPAAQREALRGAFGEGEGEGEGEGGGPDRFLVGLAVLTLLADLAADRPLLCLVDDAQWVDRASVDALAFAARRLGAERIAMILAARESSVPGIPELELAGLDREDCEALLADAAADLVPEVRDRLIEEAEGNPLALLEFAGSLTPGQRAGQLSPLPLEPPRLPLAGRLEQSFRAAIRRLPEPAQLLLLIAAAEDSGSLELVLKAAEGFGVGLPDLEPGERAQLVQVSEGRLRFRHPLVKAAAYHEAPVARRVAAHRALAGALDGDEHADRRAWHLSAATVGPDEETSTVLAAAGERARRRGSHASAATAYERAAQLTVDPRQRARRLMAAAEAALGAGQLARAGAAADRGRRLTGDAAVLARLAAVRAAVDAEHGAPAASTLIEAASGIARTAPDEAASLLATAAGDAWFAGDHDALRQTAELLESLRPGIDPRLAPVAAAVRGMERVAAGDPAAGLPLLRAAIPPGRVTDPVVGTYAVFSALMTGDDDAACELAAARVGTCRDQGLIGALPHALQLLTQARILRGRHAEAAESGAEAWQIAHDTGQAGRLRHLHGILARLAAIQGEDDRCLRLAQQAEGAAQERHGSGWGGCALTLLDLVRARYEAVAERMARVLAGPLGHTVIVTFALPDHVEACARLGVPERAVEAFIRFDAWAAASGRPWATAVAYRCRALLASREEAEAQYKAALDWHARGGRVFEQARTELLYGEWLRRARRRSDAGVQLRSAMSRFAAMSAVPWAERARAELAAAGARADLPELGVAPNPLATLTPQELQVVRLAATGATNRQIGAQLFLSPRTVGSHLYKAFPKLGVSSRADLSGIDFGSAQP